One Streptococcus sp. zg-86 DNA window includes the following coding sequences:
- a CDS encoding biotin transporter BioY, whose translation MANSHTKSLIYSAIGAGLIAVLSQIIIPIGPVPFTLQTLAIGLIASLYSPKAAITSLLLYLLLGAIGLPVFAGFSGGIASLFGPTAGFLWGFLLYAGVTALFTSAQSSRIHIFFANLAGDALCFLSGSLVFSLITYSSLEKTLAITVLPFLIPDLFKILIITMVHRPLSRILYSSKMKV comes from the coding sequence ATGGCTAATTCACACACCAAATCACTCATCTATTCTGCCATTGGGGCAGGACTCATTGCTGTCTTATCACAAATTATCATTCCAATCGGTCCTGTCCCCTTTACCCTACAAACACTTGCCATAGGGCTAATCGCCAGTCTCTATTCCCCAAAAGCAGCCATTACTAGCCTTCTCCTCTATCTCTTGCTGGGGGCTATCGGTCTACCTGTCTTTGCAGGCTTTTCAGGCGGAATAGCAAGTCTTTTCGGACCGACTGCTGGCTTCCTCTGGGGATTTTTGCTGTATGCTGGTGTAACGGCTCTTTTCACCTCCGCCCAGTCTTCTAGGATACACATCTTTTTTGCCAATCTCGCAGGCGATGCTCTCTGTTTCCTATCTGGCAGCCTTGTTTTTTCCCTTATCACTTATAGTAGCCTTGAAAAAACACTTGCTATAACGGTTCTGCCCTTTCTGATTCCTGATTTGTTCAAAATCCTCATCATTACAATGGTTCATCGTCCTCTCAGTCGTATCTTATACTCATCAAAAATGAAGGTCTGA
- a CDS encoding ABC transporter ATP-binding protein, with the protein MKKQLIKLTNINKSYKNGDQELRVLKDIHLEVEEGEFLAIMGPSGSGKSTLMNIIGLLDRPTAGEYILEDTEVSQISENKLAHVRNNQIGFVFQQFFLLSKLNALQNVELPLIYAGVPASQRKILSQQFLEKVELGDRMTHLPSELSGGQKQRVAIARALVNSPSIILADEPTGALDTKTGDQIMELLTELNREGKTIIMVTHEPEIAAYAKRCIVLRDGVITEDRRKEES; encoded by the coding sequence ATGAAGAAACAATTGATCAAGCTGACCAACATTAATAAGAGCTATAAAAATGGAGATCAAGAACTGCGTGTGTTAAAAGATATTCATTTGGAAGTAGAAGAAGGTGAATTTCTTGCGATTATGGGGCCGTCTGGCTCTGGGAAGTCGACACTAATGAATATCATCGGTTTGTTGGATCGACCAACAGCTGGTGAGTACATCTTGGAAGATACGGAAGTCAGCCAAATTTCAGAAAACAAATTGGCACATGTCAGGAACAATCAGATTGGCTTTGTCTTCCAGCAGTTCTTCCTTTTGTCCAAATTAAATGCGCTTCAAAATGTTGAATTGCCCTTGATTTATGCAGGAGTTCCTGCTAGTCAACGTAAAATCCTCTCCCAGCAATTTTTAGAGAAAGTGGAATTGGGAGATCGGATGACACATTTGCCCTCTGAGTTATCAGGCGGTCAAAAGCAGCGGGTTGCAATTGCACGTGCCTTGGTTAATAGTCCATCCATCATTTTAGCGGATGAACCAACAGGGGCTCTTGATACCAAGACAGGTGATCAGATTATGGAGCTCTTAACCGAGCTAAATCGTGAAGGCAAGACCATTATCATGGTGACCCACGAGCCAGAAATCGCAGCCTATGCCAAACGTTGCATCGTTCTCCGTGATGGTGTGATTACAGAAGATAGACGCAAGGAGGAGAGCTAA
- a CDS encoding LSm family protein — translation MKKFLAFLLYHLNVFLGNQQPYQDLKEEYTPNLDMIQLALYKKAAIHVIYANKSFTGEIVAFDPDKNRMIVKNFKKNVTSIISLDDIQQISLVPDSVRKSQQA, via the coding sequence ATGAAAAAGTTTCTAGCCTTTCTCCTTTATCACCTCAATGTGTTTTTGGGCAATCAACAACCTTACCAAGACCTAAAAGAAGAATATACGCCCAATCTTGATATGATTCAACTTGCCCTCTATAAAAAAGCAGCTATCCATGTCATTTATGCGAATAAAAGTTTCACAGGGGAAATTGTAGCATTTGATCCTGATAAGAATCGAATGATTGTCAAAAACTTTAAGAAAAATGTGACCAGTATCATTTCACTAGACGATATTCAACAAATTTCTCTTGTTCCTGATAGTGTTCGGAAGTCACAACAAGCATAA
- a CDS encoding YdbC family protein, which produces MAEFTFEIEEKLLVLSENEKGWTKEVNRVSFNGAPAKYDIRTWSPDHSKMGKGITLSNEEFQVLVDAFRN; this is translated from the coding sequence ATGGCAGAATTTACATTTGAAATTGAGGAAAAGTTACTCGTTTTATCAGAGAATGAGAAGGGTTGGACCAAGGAAGTAAACCGTGTGAGCTTTAATGGTGCACCTGCTAAGTACGACATCCGTACGTGGAGTCCAGACCATAGCAAGATGGGGAAAGGTATCACACTTTCTAACGAAGAATTTCAAGTCTTGGTTGATGCTTTTCGAAATTAG
- the gorA gene encoding glutathione-disulfide reductase, whose product MKRFDILAIGGGSGGIATMNRAAEHGARAAVIEGNLLGGTCVNIGCVPKKIMWYGAQIADSYHHYGPEYGFSAEHITFDFATLKKNRDAYIERSRNSYKGTFARNGVEVIPGYARFVDAHTIEVNGESIYADKIVIATGAKPIPATIPGGEYASVSDDVFAWKELPQSVAVIGAGYIAVEMAGVLHSLGVETDLFVRRDRPLRRFDTYITDALVAEMERTGLTLHSHKIPTRINKNVDDSLTIYFEDGSHHTAEKILWAVGRTANVENLNLEAVGIKTTASGHIAVNEFQETSIPHIYALGDVTGEKELTPVAIKAGRTLSERLFNGKTGAKMDYHFIPTVVFSHPAIGTIGYTQEEAEKEFGADNIKVYTSAFTSMYTALAQNRQAAKFKLVTTGPEEKIVGLHGIGYGVDEMIQGFAVAIKMGATKADFDATVAIHPTGAEEFVTMR is encoded by the coding sequence ATGAAACGATTTGATATTCTTGCAATCGGAGGCGGTTCTGGAGGAATTGCGACCATGAATCGAGCAGCAGAACATGGCGCTAGAGCAGCGGTCATTGAAGGGAATCTCCTCGGTGGAACCTGTGTCAATATCGGCTGTGTCCCTAAAAAAATTATGTGGTATGGAGCCCAAATAGCTGACAGCTATCACCACTACGGACCTGAATATGGTTTTTCTGCTGAACATATCACCTTTGATTTTGCAACGCTCAAGAAAAATCGCGATGCCTATATTGAGCGCTCTCGAAATTCCTATAAAGGAACGTTTGCACGCAATGGCGTTGAAGTGATTCCAGGTTATGCCCGCTTTGTTGATGCTCATACCATAGAAGTCAATGGGGAGTCTATTTATGCAGATAAAATTGTGATTGCAACTGGTGCAAAACCAATTCCAGCAACCATTCCTGGTGGCGAATACGCTAGCGTCTCAGATGATGTTTTTGCTTGGAAGGAATTGCCCCAATCTGTTGCTGTGATTGGAGCGGGTTACATTGCTGTTGAAATGGCAGGTGTATTGCATTCACTAGGTGTAGAAACAGATCTCTTTGTTCGCCGTGATCGACCATTGCGCCGCTTCGACACCTACATTACAGACGCACTTGTTGCTGAAATGGAACGAACAGGTCTTACTCTTCATTCTCATAAAATTCCTACTCGTATCAATAAAAATGTAGACGATAGCCTCACCATTTACTTTGAAGACGGCAGCCACCATACTGCTGAAAAAATCCTCTGGGCAGTTGGTCGAACAGCGAATGTTGAAAACTTGAACTTAGAAGCTGTGGGAATCAAGACTACTGCTTCTGGTCATATTGCCGTCAATGAATTCCAAGAAACCAGCATCCCACATATCTATGCTCTAGGAGATGTCACAGGCGAAAAGGAACTAACACCTGTAGCTATAAAAGCTGGGCGCACCTTATCCGAACGCCTCTTTAATGGAAAAACTGGCGCCAAAATGGACTACCACTTTATTCCAACGGTTGTATTTTCTCATCCAGCGATTGGTACAATTGGCTATACTCAAGAAGAAGCTGAAAAGGAATTTGGAGCAGACAATATCAAGGTCTATACTTCTGCCTTTACTTCCATGTATACTGCCCTTGCACAAAATCGCCAAGCAGCCAAATTCAAATTAGTCACAACTGGACCAGAAGAAAAAATCGTTGGACTCCACGGTATTGGCTATGGTGTTGATGAAATGATTCAAGGTTTTGCAGTGGCAATCAAAATGGGGGCTACCAAGGCTGACTTTGATGCAACAGTTGCTATTCACCCAACCGGAGCAGAAGAATTTGTTACCATGCGCTAA
- a CDS encoding efflux RND transporter periplasmic adaptor subunit: MLKTKKSKMILFAGIGLAAAALIGGALFFGGKSTETPVVNDSLMYTSVKEGSIASSTLLSGTVSAADEQYVYYDISKGNLNSVLVAEGDQVQVGTPLVQYDTGELQSAYDVAVRARDKVGRQIYDLRTNGQSVDLTGDPAIDGKATASAQRTVDMQLQDLNDAYADAQAAVDKAAAILNDATVTSTVAGTVVEVNKSVSKSNTSTNQTVVHIVNQGSLQVTGELSEYDLANIAVNQEVKITSKVYPDKVWTGKISYISNYPESGQASAIPGATGGNSGSKYPFKVAITSEIGELKQGFSVNIEVVNNSKNILVPIAAVMPEGDKNFVWTIVNGKAKKVEVTLGNSDAMYQEVTGGLKVDDHVISNPNDSLEDGKEVEAHEETIDQADQH; encoded by the coding sequence ATGCTTAAGACCAAGAAAAGTAAAATGATTTTGTTTGCAGGGATAGGACTTGCCGCTGCTGCCCTGATAGGAGGGGCGTTATTCTTTGGCGGAAAATCTACTGAAACACCAGTAGTCAATGACAGTTTGATGTATACCTCGGTTAAAGAAGGTTCCATTGCTTCATCAACTCTTCTTTCGGGAACTGTTTCTGCTGCAGATGAGCAATATGTCTATTACGATATTTCAAAAGGAAATTTAAATAGCGTATTGGTTGCAGAAGGTGACCAAGTTCAGGTTGGCACACCGCTTGTTCAATACGATACTGGGGAATTACAGTCAGCTTACGATGTTGCTGTTCGAGCTCGTGATAAGGTTGGACGTCAAATTTATGATTTGCGTACCAATGGTCAATCTGTTGATTTAACAGGAGATCCTGCCATCGATGGAAAAGCAACTGCTAGTGCCCAACGTACAGTTGATATGCAATTACAAGATTTGAATGATGCGTACGCAGATGCGCAAGCTGCAGTGGATAAAGCAGCAGCTATCTTGAATGACGCAACTGTTACTAGTACAGTTGCCGGGACAGTAGTAGAAGTTAACAAATCTGTTTCGAAATCAAATACAAGTACCAATCAAACAGTTGTGCATATTGTCAATCAAGGCAGTCTTCAGGTAACAGGGGAACTTTCTGAATATGATTTGGCCAATATTGCGGTGAATCAAGAGGTTAAGATTACTTCAAAAGTATACCCTGACAAAGTATGGACTGGAAAAATTTCCTATATTTCAAATTATCCTGAAAGTGGGCAGGCTTCTGCTATACCAGGTGCGACAGGTGGCAATTCAGGATCCAAATATCCATTTAAAGTAGCGATTACCAGCGAAATAGGAGAATTAAAACAAGGATTTTCTGTTAACATTGAAGTCGTGAACAACAGTAAAAATATTCTTGTTCCCATCGCTGCTGTTATGCCAGAGGGAGACAAAAACTTTGTTTGGACAATTGTAAATGGCAAGGCGAAGAAAGTTGAAGTGACACTTGGTAATTCAGATGCGATGTACCAAGAAGTAACAGGAGGTCTTAAAGTAGACGATCACGTCATCTCCAATCCAAACGATAGCTTAGAAGATGGAAAAGAGGTAGAAGCGCATGAAGAAACAATTGATCAAGCTGACCAACATTAA